Proteins from a single region of Primulina tabacum isolate GXHZ01 chromosome 5, ASM2559414v2, whole genome shotgun sequence:
- the LOC142547358 gene encoding dolichyl-diphosphooligosaccharide--protein glycosyltransferase subunit 1A-like isoform X1, with the protein MKRFGFDLSLFIFLGFGLLFSPAVSTLVISQLDRKMDLSSQIVRSTILLKVENKGDDSVSEVLLAFTEKQAKNLAFLTASSIGEGKGKAKGPFDSVPLKPVNPEGMNQGLTWYSISLPKKLLKGGSLSLEVKALYTHMLRPFPEKITQADVQLVSFEESACYLSPYAVSVQLLTVKLPEPKVESYTKLDNSKFSGSEIKYGPYENIAPFSNIPITVHYVNNHPFSVARELLREIEISHWGNVQVTESYNLVHAGAEITGEFSRHDYQAQPHLRGASAFRNLVAKLPPSAHSIYYRDEIGNISTSNVWSDSAKTLLEIEPRYPMFGGWRSSFTIGYGLPLQDFLFLSEGKRVLDISFGCPMNEVVIENLTVKVVLPEGSNDISVSVPFPIKQSQETKFSHLDMVGRPVVVLEKKNAVPEHNEYFQVSYQFSNLSLLREPMMLVFGFFLFFVACIVYAHVDLTISKSSASYLSKLQWNEVHTAIQQFQNVMNGCLIIHDKLEASLRDLSRTGDVPTCKAARKTADSTLKELSKELKPLLSFLQSSSQSTQILPKVEELASKEKELQEKLMLKHSTITDSYEKKSGGREIENRVASIQQKISVLRQEVDDLLEVIDI; encoded by the exons ATGAAGCgatttggatttgatctttCGTTGTTCATATTTCTTGGATTCGGTTTGCTTTTCTCACCGGCCGTCTCCACCCTTGTAATCTCGCAGCTCGATCGCAAG ATGGACTTATCATCACAGATAGTGCGGAGCACTATATTGCtgaag GTAGAAAATAAGGGTGATGACTCGGTATCGGAAGTTTTGTTGGCTTTCACTGAAAAGCAAGCAAAAAACTTGGCATTTTTGACAGCATCATCCATTGGTGAAGGGAAAGGAAAAGCAAAAGGTCCTTTTGATAGTGTTCCTCTTAAACCTGTAAATCCCGAGGGAATGAATCAAGGGTTGACTTGGTACTCCATCTCATTACCCAAGAAACTGCTGAAGGGAGGAAGCTTGAGTTTGGAGGTCAAAGCTTTATATACACATATGCTGAGACCATTTCCGGAAAAAATAACACAGGCTGATGTTCAGCTTGTTTCCTTTGAGGAGAGTGCATGTTACCTCTCTCCTTATGCAGTTAGTGTTCAGTTACTTACTGTTAAATTACCAGAACCAAAAGTTGAATCTTATACTAAGTTGGATAATTCCAAGTTTTCTGGTTCAGAAATAAAATATGGTCCTTATGAGAATATTGCTCCTTTCTCAAACATACCAATTACGGTTCATTATGTTAACAACCACCCATTTTCTGTTGCTCGAGAGTTGTTACGCGAGATAGAAATTTCCCATTGGGGAAATGTGCAAGTGACTGAAAGCTATAACCTTGTTCATGCTGGTGCTGAGATCACTGGGGAGTTTTCAAG ACATGACTATCAGGCCCAGCCCCATCTAAGAGGTGCATCAGCGTTCCGAAATCTTGTCGCCAAGTTACCGCCAAGTGCTCATTCCATTTACTATAGGGATGAGATAGGAAATATTTCCACATCTAATGTATGGAGTGATTCAGCAAAG ACATTATTGGAAATTGAACCTAGGTATCCAATGTTTGGTGGTTGGAGATCTTCTTTTACTATTGGATATGGCTTGCCGCTTCAAGATTTCTTGTTTCTGTCCGAGGGAAAACGTGTCCTTGACATCTCCTTTGGTTGCCCGATGAACGAAGTGGTTATTGAAAATCTTACTGTAAAG GTTGTTTTGCCGGAGGGGTCAAATGATATTTCTGTGTCTGTTCCATTTCCTATCAAACAGTCTCAAGAG ACAAAATTCTCCCATCTGGATATGGTTGGCAGACCAGTCGTAGTATTAGAAAAGAAAAATGCCGTGCCTGAGCACAATGAATATTTTCAG GTCTCTTATCAATTCAGCAATCTTTCCTTGCTTAGGGAGCCAATGATGCTGGTGTTTGGGTTTTTCCTCTTCTTTGTTGCATGTATAGTATATGCACATGTAGACTTAACAATCTCCAAGTCGTCTGCTTCTTATCTTTCAAAGCTGCAGTGGAATGAG GTCCACACTGCAATTCAACAGTTCCAGAATGTTATGAACGGATGTTTGATTATTCATGACAAGCTAGAAGCATCTTTGCGTGATCTTTCGAGGACTGGCGATGTTCCGACTTGCAAAGCAGCACGCAAGACTGCTGACAGTACACTTAAGGAGCTATCAAAGGAGTTGAAACCATTGCTGTCGTTTCTGCAGTCTTCTTCGCAGTCCACTCAGATACTTCCAAAG GTGGAAGAGCTTGCATCCAAGGAGAAGGAATTGCAAGAGAAGCTGATGTTGAAACACTCAACTATAACAGACTCTTACGAGAAAAAATCTGGGGGCCGAGAGATCGAAAACCGTGTCGCCTCAATCCAGCAAAAGATTTCAGTCTTGAGACAGGAAGTTGATGATCTTCTTGAAGTTATCGATATCTAG
- the LOC142547358 gene encoding dolichyl-diphosphooligosaccharide--protein glycosyltransferase subunit 1A-like isoform X2 yields the protein MNQGLTWYSISLPKKLLKGGSLSLEVKALYTHMLRPFPEKITQADVQLVSFEESACYLSPYAVSVQLLTVKLPEPKVESYTKLDNSKFSGSEIKYGPYENIAPFSNIPITVHYVNNHPFSVARELLREIEISHWGNVQVTESYNLVHAGAEITGEFSRHDYQAQPHLRGASAFRNLVAKLPPSAHSIYYRDEIGNISTSNVWSDSAKTLLEIEPRYPMFGGWRSSFTIGYGLPLQDFLFLSEGKRVLDISFGCPMNEVVIENLTVKVVLPEGSNDISVSVPFPIKQSQETKFSHLDMVGRPVVVLEKKNAVPEHNEYFQVSYQFSNLSLLREPMMLVFGFFLFFVACIVYAHVDLTISKSSASYLSKLQWNEVHTAIQQFQNVMNGCLIIHDKLEASLRDLSRTGDVPTCKAARKTADSTLKELSKELKPLLSFLQSSSQSTQILPKVEELASKEKELQEKLMLKHSTITDSYEKKSGGREIENRVASIQQKISVLRQEVDDLLEVIDI from the exons ATGAATCAAGGGTTGACTTGGTACTCCATCTCATTACCCAAGAAACTGCTGAAGGGAGGAAGCTTGAGTTTGGAGGTCAAAGCTTTATATACACATATGCTGAGACCATTTCCGGAAAAAATAACACAGGCTGATGTTCAGCTTGTTTCCTTTGAGGAGAGTGCATGTTACCTCTCTCCTTATGCAGTTAGTGTTCAGTTACTTACTGTTAAATTACCAGAACCAAAAGTTGAATCTTATACTAAGTTGGATAATTCCAAGTTTTCTGGTTCAGAAATAAAATATGGTCCTTATGAGAATATTGCTCCTTTCTCAAACATACCAATTACGGTTCATTATGTTAACAACCACCCATTTTCTGTTGCTCGAGAGTTGTTACGCGAGATAGAAATTTCCCATTGGGGAAATGTGCAAGTGACTGAAAGCTATAACCTTGTTCATGCTGGTGCTGAGATCACTGGGGAGTTTTCAAG ACATGACTATCAGGCCCAGCCCCATCTAAGAGGTGCATCAGCGTTCCGAAATCTTGTCGCCAAGTTACCGCCAAGTGCTCATTCCATTTACTATAGGGATGAGATAGGAAATATTTCCACATCTAATGTATGGAGTGATTCAGCAAAG ACATTATTGGAAATTGAACCTAGGTATCCAATGTTTGGTGGTTGGAGATCTTCTTTTACTATTGGATATGGCTTGCCGCTTCAAGATTTCTTGTTTCTGTCCGAGGGAAAACGTGTCCTTGACATCTCCTTTGGTTGCCCGATGAACGAAGTGGTTATTGAAAATCTTACTGTAAAG GTTGTTTTGCCGGAGGGGTCAAATGATATTTCTGTGTCTGTTCCATTTCCTATCAAACAGTCTCAAGAG ACAAAATTCTCCCATCTGGATATGGTTGGCAGACCAGTCGTAGTATTAGAAAAGAAAAATGCCGTGCCTGAGCACAATGAATATTTTCAG GTCTCTTATCAATTCAGCAATCTTTCCTTGCTTAGGGAGCCAATGATGCTGGTGTTTGGGTTTTTCCTCTTCTTTGTTGCATGTATAGTATATGCACATGTAGACTTAACAATCTCCAAGTCGTCTGCTTCTTATCTTTCAAAGCTGCAGTGGAATGAG GTCCACACTGCAATTCAACAGTTCCAGAATGTTATGAACGGATGTTTGATTATTCATGACAAGCTAGAAGCATCTTTGCGTGATCTTTCGAGGACTGGCGATGTTCCGACTTGCAAAGCAGCACGCAAGACTGCTGACAGTACACTTAAGGAGCTATCAAAGGAGTTGAAACCATTGCTGTCGTTTCTGCAGTCTTCTTCGCAGTCCACTCAGATACTTCCAAAG GTGGAAGAGCTTGCATCCAAGGAGAAGGAATTGCAAGAGAAGCTGATGTTGAAACACTCAACTATAACAGACTCTTACGAGAAAAAATCTGGGGGCCGAGAGATCGAAAACCGTGTCGCCTCAATCCAGCAAAAGATTTCAGTCTTGAGACAGGAAGTTGATGATCTTCTTGAAGTTATCGATATCTAG